The DNA sequence ttaattgcatgcttttgttttagAGATTTTACAGTGagcaattttacaaaatcaaagaTACAACTaagcctttttttttctttacctaAAGATCAATGACATTACCACATGATTCTGAAATTCTAACTTTGGCTCATATTTTATAATCGATAATgttagaaaaacaataaaaaataagttcaaacaatttaaatttattttatttagtattcattaattctaataataattaataaatattaaataaagtaaattttagatgttttgactaatttattttgttttttaaatattattattttataatatagtatTAAAGATGATATGTACAAGCAAACTCTCTAGACCAAGATAATAGATAAGTAGGCATCATGGTACACACTACATAGATATTGTTCTCTTTTATCTATCAGTGTCAGTGTGTCACTCTATAGATTGATCCAAAGACAATGATAGATAGAAAGATATGGAAAGGACTTGCACAACTTGAATCATTGCTATGCAATGAAATGAGAAGCATCTAGAGAGGTTGAGATGGACGAGAAGCCCAAAGAGAACTGAGAGAACGAAGTCTTTGCAAGTATTGCCCCAAAGCCAGCAATCCTTGAGCAGCTTGATGTGTTGTTAGGATCCTTGACATGTGTATCAATGTCTGTTGCCTAAGATGATCTGCCTGTATTCATTATCGATCGGATAAATGTATTAGCGATGGAAGAACCAATCTGTCTCGAGAGTAATTCTAAAAAACTGTGGACAATAGAGCTCAGTCAATAGCAATAGAGGAGATAGATCGATACACTGCATAACTAGTCTATCTCCTCTGTTGCTATTTACTGAGCTCGCTTTATTGTCCACaagaatttctaaaaaataaaaatttgttgagAACCAATCTGTCTCGAGAGTAATTCTCAAAAACTGTGGACAATAGAGCTCAGTCAATAGCAATAGAGGAGATAGATCAATGCAATGCATAACTAGTCTATCTCCTTTGTTGCTATTTACTGAGCTCGCTCTGTTGTCCACAAGaacttctaaaaaataaaaatttgttgagAACCAAAGTGTCGGATCTGAAGACTAATTCAGTTATTTGATGTTGTGTTACCTGGTTAAGGAAGccttcaagtccctcaattttctCAATGGAATCAGCCATCTGAAACCCAAAGTTTCCTGCTACCAATGGATCAACTGCAATGTTGTGGACAAGACTCTGCTGGAGTTTATCTAGTCCTTGTGAGAGAGCATCTTCAGCTTGTTGCGACGATAGCCGGAGTCTGCTAATGCTAGCAGTTTGTTGTTCAGTTAAAGGTTCAAGCTGTGGCACAATGATctgcaagaaaataaaaaagattgctAGTTAATTGAGGTTGTccacaattaacaatttaatttttttgttattaccaAAATTCATATTGATATTCTGTTATAAGCAAGCAAGATTTTTGATGCAAATGAGTTACAATGTTATATGAATCAGATTACACTTAGAAGCTGCGAAGGGCGAGATCCTCCAATCCAAAGGAAAAGGCGCTCCGCGGATGATTTCCAGACACCACTGATTAGGTAGAATATATCAGCCTTTGCAGCATCTGATTTCATCTTGAAAAGATTTGAGTAATGATTCAACAGAGTCTGAATAAGTTGATTAAGTTGTTCATCAGGTGCTTGAGTTTGGAATGCATTTCTGAGTTCTTCATTCAGTTTGTGTTGCTCTTCAATCCAATTTCCATATTCAATTTCAAACAAAACAATCCCTGCTACACAGATATACCAGGACCACTCACTTAATAGAAGAATTTATTGTAAAGAAggttaaaacttaaaactatTGGTATCAGAATTCACAAACCTGAGTTTAATGATCCAGAAGATCCCATATAACTAGCATCCAATGGATTGTTTCCAATATACATACTCTGCAAGGAAACCTTTTAGTTATATATAACATATGATTAAGGAGCATAAATCATTGATATGGTTTTTGAGTTTAGTATTATTATCACCTGCTTTTTAGCTTTAACAATCTCCTCCTCCAATTGCATGAGCTTCAAACGGCTTGTTTCTAATTGTTGAACATAAGCCTATCAAGAACAAAATTACAAATCAGAACACAAAAACATTGGCTGCCTTCTTTTGTAAGTCCAATTTCGCTACCTTTTTTCGCAGTCGGCTCTTCCGAGCAGCCTCTCGATTCTGCGCTAGCCGTCTTAGTACCTAGACAAAATAATGTCAGAGCCTAACAAAACAAGATCATTCATGACCAAGATACATTGCAAATGTTTTAAGAGTAACACTCTTATGAAATTTCATTACCTTACTAACATCTTTATTGGTAGCCTCTTGATTTTGTCTAGATTGTTCCCTCAATTCATGTGGAACATATTCAGGCtgtagaattcaaattcaaaagttTGTTACAAATTACAATCCAGATTAGAAGATAATAATAAAGCTGATAGAAAAAACTCATGCTCTCTAATTAACCTTGTTATCCATGGCCATGGTGCTAGTGCTCACCAACAACATTGGAGAAGTGATTGAATTTATGAGGCCACCATCAACCTTAAAGTTGTCACCCCACATGCTAACTTGTGGGAATGTGTCAAATATGTCCATTGATTTTCTTCTATTTCCTGCAAAAAAGGGTAGTTTCTAAACAAGAAAAAAGGTGCATCATTATTAATTTGACacacaataataattaacaaaCATGCAATGTTCTCTTCATTTCATCCTCATATGAATATTCCAAGCAATACATGCATGCTAGTTAGCACTTCCCAGAATGTAGAATAATACATACTATTAAGGATTGAATCACTATTGAAGGATGCAGAGTCTATACAGAGAATAAGGTCTCAAGAAACTGTGAAATAACATGTTTTGGTTCTTCTGATTTGGATTTGTGTTCTTAGTTCATTTTCTCATATTCCTTCCATTTTCAATAAATACATCATCATATCAATTCATTTGAGTTTGCTGCAAAAACTTGctataacacacacacacacacacacaataaCTAACTAAACAATATAGTACATTAAAAATTGTtagaatttcaaatttaattaattagtagTACTACATAGTAAATACAGTTTAGGAACATACCTATTTGCAGCTAGCTAGGAAAACCAGATGCCAAAAAACCTTGCCTTACTGCAGAACATGTATATAACTCTTCTATCATTAGTATCATTATATTTATTCTTAGAAACTTTGGAGAaggagattatatatatatgaacaaagAAACCTTATCCTGTATGTTtttgggaaaaagaaaaaaagctttAGCTATtgctaaataattaaataaattgtttAACCAAAGTAATGTATAGTGTTACAAACTTGACACCTCAActttgttaaataataataataaatgaataatatcAATATTATATGGTATAGTTGAGCATGAAAACTATTTAAGTAGTGTTATTAGATATATTCGACCAAAGTTGTTGTCTCTTCAACCTTCATAGGGAAAACtctataatatggtttctcataGTAACGACATggatcacacacacacacaaatgctTTTTCATAAAAGAGGAGATAAAGATTTCTTAAAGTGGCCAGTTTtcaactttcttttttttcttttttccccatCACCTAATATGCATCAATAACAGTGTGTGAGTTCAACTTTAATCAATAATTTCTTTATTTCCCCCTTATTTTGACTTTCAACTGTAGTGATCTCTCAATTATTATTATCAAACTCTATGCGTTTTAtatgatttttggatttttctaacGAACGATAGCACCACTTTTTATTTAATCTATCTGCTACCAAAAGGCCATGCATGTATAGATAACTAGCCCCCCCAATagagaaattttaaattatttgtgaTACTTTGGTCTTGATGTATCTCTTAATGTTAAAAGTGTTTGTTTTAATCAACTCTTGTTGTAAAATTCGGTTACTTTAACATTCATTTTATATCATATGTTATCAAGGGAAATTGAAAGATAAACATTACAAAAATGTTAGTACAAATTTAGTAATGCTCTAATGGCTAATTTGGTTTGGTCGAGTAGTTAGTTTACTCTTATGTTAAAGTAAGTGTCGGAGTTTAACTCTTTTGTctcaatttattgattaattattaaatagaatTCAGATCCACAgtagattaatttttaatatgctGAATTGGAAGATACTACGAGAAGTCAAAAAAATTAGTATGGTTTAAGTATGTGAAGGTTTTTAAACTTTTTGTAATAAATATAGTGAAAACTTACATTTTGTATCATAAAAAGAttcattaataaaatatttgtatatagtATAATACgaatatcaaaaataatattcgtacactaaaatcaatcactaaaattagctattaatgTATTTGAAATATATGTGTAATCAGTGGTTAATCCAAAAATTTTATAAGAAGGGgtcaaattaaatacaaaataaattaaaatataacataacaaaaagtcaacaaaatataatttatagtatataggtcaaaattaataattatattatataaaaattaacattcaactacatactttagaatttttgtatttttaaatttgttctgcgatatttcatataactaaaattattaatttatcatttgaaataaattttgaaacaTTCTCTTTTTCAACATATATAATCATATAATCTACTAAAAGTTCGTCTTTCATCTTGTTTTAAAGtattgttttaataatttttattatttaaaaaatttattcaattgataCTATTGTCATAGAAAGAgtcaaaacaatttttttataatcgttactttttatattaatccaaatctatattttttaattatttatatatttatacatttttattattttttaaatttatttgttagtTGTTACTAATATATTGTACAACacattataatttatacatattaagtTACTaacaagtaaatttttttttagtttgtaatatataaaaatatatttaatctatatatatatatatatatatatatatattataataaa is a window from the Arachis hypogaea cultivar Tifrunner chromosome 17, arahy.Tifrunner.gnm2.J5K5, whole genome shotgun sequence genome containing:
- the LOC112766916 gene encoding transcription factor TGA7 isoform X3 — translated: MDIFDTFPQVSMWGDNFKVDGGLINSITSPMLLPEYVPHELREQSRQNQEATNKDVSKVLRRLAQNREAARKSRLRKKAYVQQLETSRLKLMQLEEEIVKAKKQSMYIGNNPLDASYMGSSGSLNSAGIVLFEIEYGNWIEEQHKLNEELRNAFQTQAPDEQLNQLIQTLLNHYSNLFKMKSDAAKADIFYLISGVWKSSAERLFLWIGGSRPSQLLSIIVPQLEPLTEQQTASISRLRLSSQQAEDALSQGLDKLQQSLVHNIAVDPLVAGNFGFQMADSIEKIEGLEGFLNQADHLRQQTLIHMSRILTTHQAAQGLLALGQYLQRLRSLSSLWASRPSQPL
- the LOC112766916 gene encoding transcription factor TGA3 isoform X1, which translates into the protein MDIFDTFPQVSMWGDNFKVDGGLINSITSPMLLVSTSTMAMDNKPEYVPHELREQSRQNQEATNKDVSKVLRRLAQNREAARKSRLRKKAYVQQLETSRLKLMQLEEEIVKAKKQSMYIGNNPLDASYMGSSGSLNSAGIVLFEIEYGNWIEEQHKLNEELRNAFQTQAPDEQLNQLIQTLLNHYSNLFKMKSDAAKADIFYLISGVWKSSAERLFLWIGGSRPSQLLSIIVPQLEPLTEQQTASISRLRLSSQQAEDALSQGLDKLQQSLVHNIAVDPLVAGNFGFQMADSIEKIEGLEGFLNQADHLRQQTLIHMSRILTTHQAAQGLLALGQYLQRLRSLSSLWASRPSQPL
- the LOC112766916 gene encoding transcription factor TGA3 isoform X2; its protein translation is MDIFDTFPQVSMWGDNFKVDGGLINSITSPMLLVSTSTMAMDNKPEYVPHELREQSRQNQEATNKDVSKVLRRLAQNREAARKSRLRKKAYVQQLETSRLKLMQLEEEIVKAKKQSMYIGNNPLDASYMGSSGSLNSGIVLFEIEYGNWIEEQHKLNEELRNAFQTQAPDEQLNQLIQTLLNHYSNLFKMKSDAAKADIFYLISGVWKSSAERLFLWIGGSRPSQLLSIIVPQLEPLTEQQTASISRLRLSSQQAEDALSQGLDKLQQSLVHNIAVDPLVAGNFGFQMADSIEKIEGLEGFLNQADHLRQQTLIHMSRILTTHQAAQGLLALGQYLQRLRSLSSLWASRPSQPL
- the LOC112766916 gene encoding transcription factor TGA7 isoform X4, whose product is MDIFDTFPQVSMWGDNFKVDGGLINSITSPMLLPEYVPHELREQSRQNQEATNKDVSKVLRRLAQNREAARKSRLRKKAYVQQLETSRLKLMQLEEEIVKAKKQSMYIGNNPLDASYMGSSGSLNSGIVLFEIEYGNWIEEQHKLNEELRNAFQTQAPDEQLNQLIQTLLNHYSNLFKMKSDAAKADIFYLISGVWKSSAERLFLWIGGSRPSQLLSIIVPQLEPLTEQQTASISRLRLSSQQAEDALSQGLDKLQQSLVHNIAVDPLVAGNFGFQMADSIEKIEGLEGFLNQADHLRQQTLIHMSRILTTHQAAQGLLALGQYLQRLRSLSSLWASRPSQPL